Within Dermatophagoides farinae isolate YC_2012a chromosome 8, ASM2471394v1, whole genome shotgun sequence, the genomic segment AAAATCCAATCTATCTGTGATATCCTCCTCAagcaacatcaacaacaacaacaacaataataataatagactTTCAGGCAGTAACAAtctcaacaataacaacaacaataatgaagtCATAAACCATAGTAACAATAATTCTTTTAACAATGATCcaatatttcaaattgattcaatgttttcacCTGGATCGGAATATTCCGATtattcacaaacaaaaaaagattcatttgCTGATTTTAAAATGGAATTCTCTGATAATGAAGATTCAACGAATGcattcaattattcattaCCTGGTCTTGgctcatcattgatgatgatgaacgattcGAATGAggattcaaaatcaaatatttcaaattcattagaATTTTCCAACACTATTAATCATAAAtcttctaataataataatataagtCATCCCACAACAGCAATGGGAAGCAATACtgatttaaaatcatcatcgtcattaccTATGTTTAATGAATTAGCATCGAATACAAataccaatcatcatcataatccaacgccatcattatcacaatcATCTTCAATGTCCAATTTTTTACCAAACAAAGATAACGAATCAGAGCAATTGGAGGAAAAATCTATGCCTCAATCAACGAACAAGTCAATGTTGAATATGGCATCGAAAATTCCAATTGTACCAACAACGAATCAAGTGAATACATTAGATTCGATTCTAGGTTCGCTCACCAGCAATagtaacaataacaacatgaGCAATATTGATTCGAAATTATTGCCATCACAACCGTCTATTGGATCTAATCAACCATCATCGACAGCAGCATTACCACAAGCAACTGCTGcatttaatcaattgataaatGATACCTATCATTCATCACagccaccattatcatccacatcaGGCATCAATAGTCTattaatggatgatgaattatcaaaacaatcatcatcatcctttaCACAAAAGCATCACCATAAAGAGAAACATAAACATCATAAAgataaacataaacataaagaaaaacatcataaacataaacataaaaaagATCGTCATGATggacatcaccatcatcatcatcaacgaacatcagatacatcatcatcatcgtttgcCTTGatacctgatgatgatggcgatggtGGTCGACCTAAACctatcaaattaaaaatacgTACAAATGTCCTTTCATCCACCGAAACGGATCAACGACCATCGACCATTATGGAACAATCGCCTACATCCGTTGCGGCTGTTCctgcagcaacagcagcagcagctgctgctgctgcaccattaaaattgaaaataaatttaaaacaaaaaaatatctcaTCATCtgatcagcagcagcaacaacaacaacaacaatcaaacaaaaaaagaaagcattgatcataaaataataatgacaatttcCATCTTATTTtgcatgtgttttttttcaagtttccATCTTATTCTCTAACAACTATTGTTATAATTTGttgtaaatcaatcaatcaatcacaaatgatattgaatataaaataatcaatttttttttgttcaccatTCTTTATATGTTATAATTTTGTCAAAATGTAAATAATACCCTTCCCTCACCCACCCCAAATGGTAATCATCGATTCTTTTGCTGAAAAGAAtctgaaatttcatttcaaagcaaatgataacaacaacaacaacaaaaaaaatcatcattaatcaatctgttatgttttattttgaaacgaaaaaaattttttcatcagcagcctttttttttatttttttttgtctttattgttgctgttgttaatTGAATGTtaagaattgaattatttcaaacaaaaaaaaaaaaaatttttttttaatgaatcaatctTGCGATTGTATTCTTTCACGCAAACACCCACACACCCATGCTGACACAATTTCAtccatctcatcatcatcatcgtcatacgattaattatttttttttctttatttaatttcaattattcatcatcatcatcatcatcttatatatgataattaattaatgtcaaataaatattcaaaacaaaaacaaaacaaaaaaattgaaaattttttttgagattATAAccttttcaatcaatcatcatcatcatcgttaacCTGTCatgaaattatttgttgattttagtTTGTGATTTtagtctctctctctgtgtgtgttcattGGCAACATCAAATGTGAAAGGCAAATCTgcttgtgatgatgatgattgttttgataaTATAAAGTtatattaaatgatgataatcttattggtaataacaacaacaacaacaacagaaaaaaaataccagaaGTTAAACAAGTTTTACAATCCggtggtaatttttttttatcacaccttttgtttatcaaaaaaaaaaaaaaaaaaaaaatattggttGTCGTTTGATTGGTTGGTtcattgtaatcatcatcatataatcaatcatcattatgatgatgatgattataatgtaaaaatggagaaaaaaaaattttttcaatccaaaaaatacttttgtttttttttggttgatgcCGGCGGatctgttcatcatcatcatcatcatcatcatttatttatttatattgataAGAAATGCATATTGTAACtgcattgtatttttttttgtgtgtttgtaaatGCAtgcatttatatatatggtataaaattgttaaaatttataatgagaatgaatgaacacacacacacatcaaaacTTGCGTGTAAATAAATCGATTTGACATATGTGTGTAAcacaatatatttattatgatcattaaCATTTTGGTATTTTATGATGTTTTTGATCaacacacatagacacacacacacagtggtAGTAGACTGCTTGacgcttttttttctagattttcgaaatttttttttttttttttgataacatCACGTtgatcgttgtcgttgtttcgttatcaagaatttattcattctattcattctTAATTGAATATAGGCGAcctgtttttctttctgtgtttctggttttggtttcgattttgattttgtgtgTCTATTTGTTCCGGCtacattttttccaacacacacacacgcaatcacaaaaaaaaacaacagtaGCATATTcaggacattttttttcttgttctttaTTCTGTTTACCTTAGAAATGGCAATACctacacacagacacaagaGGATTAgtatatgatgaattttatgctttgatttcttttttttctgcttttttaattacaaatttctttctttttgctGACTTGTATCGATACcgcatcgattgattgattgattgattaatcttACCATTTATTAGATTAGAAATGATGTATGAtgtattattaaaatttttttttttttatttctgtttgTCGGCAAATTAAATCTATATCCTTACTATGgtaatcgaatgaaatgttctataattgaatgattgcaATAGTGGATAATTGAATCGTTATTGTGATGTGATTCTGTTGTTTATCACAACTAATAAttgaatcacaaaaaaaagatccgAAAACTATTgcggagagagagagaaaaaaaaacagcaaactaaacacacacacacacacatcattgGATTGATGTATGTATGGTATGTTCTATCGAGTTCATTTGGCGACagtaaacaaataaaaataaataaacagaacagaacagaacaaatgaattccacta encodes:
- the CycT gene encoding cyclin T, whose protein sequence is MMAQRERWYFTKDELENSPSRRFGIDAEKELSYRQQAANLIQDMGQKLKVNQLVINTAIVYMHRFYTQHSFTRFHRNSIASCALFLAAKVEEQHRKLEHVIKVAQICLYRENLDPRSEQFQALAAELVHHENLMLRTLGFDLSVQHPHTYVVNCFDLVRANKDLAQASYIMATNSLHLTTMCLQYKPTVVACICVYFVCKWASFELSRSIEGRDWWSYVDPNVTQEMLEELTGEFLSILKKCPSRLKKILSSSRLNPIIPNSPSMKPTEHKRSNENQQHNSISGNRPQQYHPHHHQNSSISSAQKMSPKDPKFSSHANNVRSSKPSIPLSGNYGQSNTTGVDHHQSHHHHHHHHHSHHQHNSEQPIHHHGTKQSQSIVTSKQQQQHSFANSSSKSTAAAKNPALLESSSSLTFEKMKKESLQNDNNNNNNNHHHINSNVPNLKSNLSVISSSSNINNNNNNNNNRLSGSNNLNNNNNNNEVINHSNNNSFNNDPIFQIDSMFSPGSEYSDYSQTKKDSFADFKMEFSDNEDSTNAFNYSLPGLGSSLMMMNDSNEDSKSNISNSLEFSNTINHKSSNNNNISHPTTAMGSNTDLKSSSSLPMFNELASNTNTNHHHNPTPSLSQSSSMSNFLPNKDNESEQLEEKSMPQSTNKSMLNMASKIPIVPTTNQVNTLDSILGSLTSNSNNNNMSNIDSKLLPSQPSIGSNQPSSTAALPQATAAFNQLINDTYHSSQPPLSSTSGINSLLMDDELSKQSSSSFTQKHHHKEKHKHHKDKHKHKEKHHKHKHKKDRHDGHHHHHHQRTSDTSSSSFALIPDDDGDGGRPKPIKLKIRTNVLSSTETDQRPSTIMEQSPTSVAAVPAATAAAAAAAAPLKLKINLKQKNISSSDQQQQQQQQQSNKKRKH